The Oncorhynchus tshawytscha isolate Ot180627B linkage group LG20, Otsh_v2.0, whole genome shotgun sequence genome has a window encoding:
- the dtwd2 gene encoding tRNA-uridine aminocarboxypropyltransferase 2 → MFHTFVMDTTCQSLSNLSLNHPLAPVEYANCGSSSSQDDEDGFGDLRSLPVDVCERRPTCLRCCRPQKVCLCPFLPVHPLEVSTCLYIVQHPAEESRALRTVPLLAACLPPGKCKVLVGRRFNEERNPELAAVCRDSRTLILYPGPDAQNLEELVQKQDQDRMGEQFVRAVGPNVIIIDGTWSQAKDMFLRNTLLHQPKQVQLSRSEQTSQYVIRSQPSNICLSTLECAAVTLSILERNEAIQEVLLKPLQALCSFQLQHGALVHHSKEHLIRHGIYDKQMPTNKRKIKRMENLITNQHICPR, encoded by the exons aTGTTCCATACATTTGTAATGGACACAACATGCCAAAGTCTCTCAAATCTTTCCCTAAACCACCCTCTTGCTCCAGTTGAATATGCCAATTGTGGCAGTTCTTCTTCGCAAGATGACGAAGACGGCTTTGGGGATCTGCGATCTCTGCCTGTAGATGTCTGCGAGAGACGACCCACATGTTTACGATGTTG CCGTCCCCAGAAGGTGTGTCTCTGCCCGTTCCTGCCAGTCCACCCCCTGGAGGTCTCCACGTGTCTGTACATCGTACAGCATCCTGCagag GAGAGTCGAGCGCTTCGtaccgtccctctccttgctgcGTGTTTGCCCCCAGGAAAATGCAAGGTCTTGGTGGGAAGGAGATTCAATGAAGAGAG GAACCCAGAGCTGGCTGCAGTGTGTCGAGACAGCAGAACCCTGATACTGTACCCGGGACCAGATGCTCAGAACCTGGAGGAGCTAGTCCAGAAACAAGACCAGGACAGGATGGGAGAGCAATTTGTGAGGGCGGTGGGACCCAATGTCATCATCATCGATGGCACCTGGAGCCAGGCAAAAGATATGTTCCTCAGAAACACCCTGCTCCACCAGCCCAAACAG GTACAGCTGAGCAGGAGTGAGCAGACTAGCCAGTATGTGATCCGTTCTCAGCCATCTAACATCTGCCTGTCCACCCTGGAGTGTGCTGCTGTCACCCTGTCCATCCTAGAGAGGAACGAAGCAATACAGGAG GTTCTGTTGAAGCCTCTGCAGGCACTGTGCTCTTTCCAGCTGCAGCATGGGGCCCTGGTACACCACAGCAAGGAACACCTGATACGACACGGCATTTACGACAAACAAATGCCCACGAACAAACGCAAGATCAAGAGAATGGAGAATCTTATTACTAACCAGCACATCTGCCCTAGATGA